Proteins encoded together in one Mycobacterium sp. MS1601 window:
- a CDS encoding maleate cis-trans isomerase family protein encodes MTTTSSRIGLIVPSSNTTMETELPELFRRQNAATGHTYTFHSARASMRNVNTEELLAMVGKAGDCARALSDADVDVIAYACLVAVMAQGAGAHRESEEVIAKAAADNGHPATVVSSAGALVRSLTALKAERVAIVTPYVPALTKMVTDYLEGEGISVIDAVALGVDDNLAVGRLDPSNLPALARNLSREGADAIVLSACVQMPSLASVQLVEDELGLPVISAATATAYEILLALGHAHAVPGAGSLLTEAGTKSA; translated from the coding sequence ATGACCACCACCTCGTCACGCATCGGACTGATAGTGCCCAGTTCGAACACCACGATGGAGACCGAACTACCTGAGCTGTTCCGTCGCCAGAACGCTGCCACCGGGCATACCTACACGTTCCACTCGGCCCGGGCATCGATGCGCAACGTCAACACTGAGGAACTTCTGGCCATGGTCGGTAAGGCAGGTGACTGCGCTAGGGCGCTGTCGGACGCCGACGTCGACGTGATCGCCTACGCCTGCCTGGTGGCAGTGATGGCACAGGGGGCGGGCGCTCACCGCGAATCCGAGGAAGTGATTGCGAAAGCCGCTGCCGACAACGGACATCCGGCGACCGTGGTCAGTAGCGCGGGCGCATTGGTTCGCAGCCTGACGGCCCTGAAGGCCGAGCGGGTGGCCATTGTGACGCCCTACGTACCTGCCCTGACAAAGATGGTCACCGACTATCTCGAAGGCGAAGGAATCTCGGTGATCGATGCCGTGGCCCTCGGTGTCGACGACAACCTGGCGGTCGGGCGACTGGACCCGAGCAACCTGCCGGCGTTGGCCCGTAACCTCAGCCGCGAGGGGGCGGACGCCATTGTGTTGTCGGCCTGCGTCCAAATGCCATCACTTGCATCCGTCCAACTGGTGGAGGACGAGCTCGGGCTCCCCGTGATTTCGGCCGCCACCGCCACGGCATACGAGATCCTCCTCGCGCTGGGACACGCCCATGCAGTCCCGGGCGCTGGATCTCTGCTCACCGAGGCGGGTACAAAAAGCGCATAG
- a CDS encoding Rv1733c family protein produces MQDITFWSTRWRTIQAFGKNPLVRGSDRIEAIVAVSAITITLLAAPTAGAIGTAVYDARSRTCAEQSQTRRSVSATVAATRRGVIATRPHMTTTVVEVRWRSEGIQHTDSFSTNGPVAVGDQIDIWLNDQGKRVTRSSFQSAGVDAACVGLLLCLIVVGMTAALFALVRWRLDVRRGADWEREIADLINRRSAD; encoded by the coding sequence ATGCAGGACATCACATTCTGGTCGACACGGTGGCGAACCATCCAGGCCTTCGGCAAGAACCCACTGGTTCGCGGCAGCGATCGAATCGAGGCCATCGTCGCGGTTTCGGCCATCACGATCACACTGCTTGCTGCTCCGACCGCCGGGGCCATCGGCACCGCTGTCTACGATGCCCGCAGCCGGACCTGCGCCGAGCAGTCACAAACACGGCGATCGGTCAGTGCAACCGTTGCCGCAACGCGGCGCGGTGTCATCGCCACCCGGCCCCATATGACCACCACCGTCGTCGAGGTTCGTTGGCGATCGGAAGGCATCCAGCACACCGACTCATTTTCCACCAACGGCCCGGTAGCAGTGGGAGATCAGATCGATATCTGGTTGAACGATCAGGGCAAGCGTGTCACTCGTTCGTCTTTCCAGTCGGCCGGAGTAGACGCGGCCTGCGTGGGACTGTTGCTCTGCCTGATCGTTGTGGGTATGACGGCGGCGTTGTTCGCGCTCGTGCGGTGGCGGCTTGACGTTCGCCGTGGCGCTGATTGGGAACGTGAGATCGCCGATCTCATCAACAGGCGGTCGGCGGACTGA
- a CDS encoding GAF and ANTAR domain-containing protein, whose translation MQHSIEVTAEQTRGEAGVCAAIAQLIHFVRADVEVLPRSTWLAATAAAMKLSGVQYAGIMRVRHGDCIRTVASTTGHPRMLDQLQQRFQEGPSLDAAWENQTRRVDHFAAERRWPTFSDEAAATTPIRSMLSVPLVTHCRGRTVLNMYADQPYAFGRDDELIALMFARNAEALLEFGRSSKRYGYQNNRELIRQAKRILMQRRAVDAATALSLLAQLSKDRGQPVSVVARGLVGTRLQQ comes from the coding sequence ATGCAGCATTCCATCGAAGTGACGGCTGAACAGACACGTGGCGAAGCCGGAGTCTGCGCCGCCATCGCACAACTCATCCACTTTGTCCGCGCCGACGTCGAGGTACTCCCGCGATCCACGTGGCTGGCAGCTACCGCGGCGGCGATGAAGCTGTCGGGAGTGCAATACGCCGGCATCATGCGTGTCCGCCACGGAGACTGCATCCGTACTGTCGCCTCGACCACCGGTCACCCCCGGATGCTGGACCAGCTGCAGCAGCGGTTCCAGGAGGGACCGAGCTTGGATGCAGCGTGGGAAAACCAGACACGCCGAGTTGACCATTTCGCTGCCGAACGGCGCTGGCCCACGTTCAGTGACGAGGCCGCAGCCACCACACCCATCCGGTCAATGCTGTCCGTGCCCTTGGTTACCCATTGCCGAGGAAGGACAGTCCTGAACATGTATGCAGATCAGCCGTACGCGTTCGGTCGCGACGATGAACTCATCGCATTGATGTTCGCCAGGAACGCTGAGGCCCTGCTCGAGTTCGGGCGGAGTTCGAAACGCTATGGCTACCAGAACAATCGCGAGCTCATCAGACAGGCAAAGCGAATCTTGATGCAACGCAGGGCTGTGGACGCCGCCACCGCGCTCTCGTTGTTGGCCCAGTTGTCGAAGGACCGTGGGCAACCGGTATCGGTGGTCGCCCGAGGACTGGTGGGGACCAGACTTCAACAGTGA
- a CDS encoding putative quinol monooxygenase produces MVTKALLVRLEAKPGKEGAVEEFLESALPLVEREPDTKPWLAVRFGPSTFGIIDAFPDEAARQAHLAGPVGRALAERADELFASPPEISSLDVVANKL; encoded by the coding sequence GTGGTTACGAAAGCGTTGCTGGTGCGCCTGGAGGCCAAGCCCGGCAAGGAAGGCGCCGTCGAAGAGTTCTTGGAGTCGGCACTGCCGCTTGTTGAGCGGGAACCTGACACGAAGCCATGGCTCGCTGTCCGATTCGGGCCGTCGACGTTCGGCATCATTGACGCGTTCCCGGACGAGGCGGCCCGCCAGGCCCACCTCGCAGGCCCGGTGGGTAGAGCTCTCGCAGAGCGCGCCGATGAGCTCTTCGCCTCGCCACCGGAGATCAGCAGTCTTGATGTTGTGGCCAACAAACTCTGA
- a CDS encoding STAS domain-containing protein, with protein sequence MNEKGPDGQQDRGPFTVRRLPGGMSILTAAGYVDGDTPSAISRLVADELAREPAQLVLELSHTTSVDTAFVEALAHASALAGEADTSFCLVVSPASPVVQALAAADLIERFEIFTTVNEAKLQR encoded by the coding sequence GTGAACGAGAAGGGTCCCGACGGCCAGCAGGACAGAGGTCCCTTCACCGTGCGGCGGCTTCCCGGTGGCATGAGCATTCTCACCGCGGCCGGGTACGTCGACGGTGACACACCCTCGGCGATAAGCCGCTTGGTCGCCGATGAGCTGGCACGAGAGCCCGCGCAGCTGGTGCTGGAGCTTTCACACACCACCTCGGTCGATACCGCATTCGTCGAAGCCCTGGCCCACGCCTCCGCCTTGGCCGGAGAGGCCGACACATCGTTTTGCCTGGTCGTGTCGCCGGCGAGCCCGGTTGTCCAGGCGCTGGCCGCTGCGGACCTGATCGAACGATTCGAGATCTTCACAACCGTGAACGAGGCCAAACTGCAGCGCTGA
- a CDS encoding DUF1931 family protein has product MTKPRGIPLFQRFFRTVASINIDKNDIRRFHEFIDELIDDIALTARNSAKWNGRDVMVAQDLPITKGLQERMREFDKLEEAEEIRGLLREVVREPPGDVAFAQDAEQLLPELFGGLAIALARSLRQIDPAVSNPSSEHWNRVFTLFRLVF; this is encoded by the coding sequence GTGACCAAGCCACGGGGTATTCCGCTGTTTCAGCGGTTCTTTCGTACGGTCGCAAGCATCAATATCGACAAGAACGATATCCGACGCTTCCATGAGTTCATCGATGAGCTGATTGACGACATTGCTCTTACTGCACGCAACTCGGCAAAGTGGAATGGTCGCGATGTCATGGTGGCGCAGGATCTTCCGATCACAAAAGGACTCCAGGAACGAATGCGAGAGTTCGACAAACTCGAGGAAGCCGAGGAGATCCGCGGGCTGCTGCGTGAGGTGGTGCGTGAACCACCCGGTGACGTAGCGTTCGCGCAGGATGCTGAGCAGCTGTTGCCAGAATTGTTCGGCGGGTTGGCCATTGCGCTGGCCCGTTCGCTACGCCAGATAGATCCGGCGGTGTCGAACCCGTCGAGCGAGCATTGGAATCGGGTGTTCACTCTGTTCCGACTCGTGTTCTGA
- a CDS encoding AraC family transcriptional regulator: MNMQMKALKLPMVTVGNVGFGVDIEIRAGDVTAYYIDAPLSGSAMNRWHDGESVHTTTGAVAVFTPGTPCLLGWSADCDQICVKVSESQMRRQLEAMLDRPVRNRITFHRQLDLSYTAANDWYYLVRLLGSQAWQPGGFLNHPLAMGNLQLLLIQGLLQIQPHNFTDALNARECSAGAATAKLAIDLMHAEPQRLWSTAELARATGVSARALQRAFEKSGHPSPMAYLRRLRLLHVHAELAAQTANSITVTSVAGRWGFVHLGRFASQYRQIFGESPSETLRSGDPSVGSHS; encoded by the coding sequence GTGAACATGCAGATGAAGGCGCTGAAGCTTCCCATGGTGACAGTCGGCAACGTCGGGTTCGGTGTGGATATCGAGATCCGTGCCGGTGATGTCACCGCGTACTACATCGATGCGCCGTTGTCCGGCTCGGCGATGAATCGGTGGCACGACGGCGAGAGTGTTCACACGACGACAGGGGCCGTCGCGGTCTTCACACCAGGTACGCCGTGCTTGCTCGGCTGGTCCGCCGACTGCGATCAGATCTGTGTCAAGGTATCGGAATCGCAGATGAGGAGGCAGCTGGAAGCGATGCTCGACCGACCGGTGCGCAACCGGATCACGTTTCATCGGCAGCTCGATCTGAGTTACACCGCCGCCAACGATTGGTACTACCTGGTGCGGCTCTTGGGCAGCCAGGCCTGGCAGCCTGGCGGGTTTCTCAACCACCCGCTCGCTATGGGAAACCTGCAGCTCCTGCTGATACAGGGCCTGTTACAGATACAACCTCACAACTTCACCGACGCGCTGAATGCGCGCGAATGTTCAGCGGGTGCGGCTACGGCTAAACTGGCCATCGATCTGATGCACGCCGAACCACAAAGGCTATGGAGCACAGCGGAACTGGCGCGGGCGACCGGGGTCAGTGCGCGAGCCTTGCAGCGAGCCTTCGAGAAGTCCGGACACCCTTCGCCGATGGCCTATCTACGGCGGCTTAGATTGCTCCATGTGCACGCCGAACTGGCGGCCCAGACTGCGAATTCGATCACGGTGACGTCGGTCGCCGGCCGATGGGGGTTTGTCCACCTGGGACGGTTCGCGAGTCAGTATCGCCAGATCTTCGGGGAAAGCCCCTCGGAGACACTTCGTTCCGGCGATCCGTCGGTTGGCTCCCATTCCTAG
- a CDS encoding sigma-70 family RNA polymerase sigma factor, whose product MDTERACTAGSLASYAKRKADYHGSGSAPPMQPARPGNHRGDPSIANRQSENDFELSIHFERDAMALLDCLYAGALRMTRNRMAAEDLLHETMLAGYAAFHAFPTGTNLKAWLFGIMTNTWVSAHRGAQRLEAGSAGDRLTGSQIVGGQGHSPSQLHSVQAEVLATLPGDAIAEALMALPENLRMVIHYAYVEGFRYDEIAEIMRTSVGTVTSLLGHARGQFRTLLAGVADAHMST is encoded by the coding sequence ATGGACACCGAACGGGCTTGCACAGCAGGAAGTCTGGCGTCATACGCCAAGCGCAAGGCCGATTACCACGGCTCGGGATCGGCCCCGCCGATGCAACCAGCTCGCCCCGGCAACCACCGAGGAGATCCATCGATCGCGAATCGACAGTCAGAGAACGACTTCGAGTTGTCCATCCATTTCGAGCGTGATGCGATGGCGCTGCTCGACTGCCTCTACGCCGGCGCATTGAGGATGACGCGTAACCGCATGGCCGCCGAGGATCTGCTTCACGAGACGATGTTGGCCGGCTATGCGGCGTTCCACGCCTTCCCTACAGGAACAAACCTCAAGGCGTGGCTGTTTGGAATCATGACCAACACATGGGTCAGTGCCCACCGCGGGGCTCAGCGCCTCGAAGCGGGCAGTGCCGGCGACCGGCTGACCGGCTCTCAAATCGTTGGAGGTCAGGGTCACTCACCTTCGCAGCTGCATTCGGTGCAGGCAGAGGTGCTAGCGACCCTGCCCGGCGACGCAATAGCGGAGGCGCTGATGGCGTTGCCCGAGAACCTCCGAATGGTCATCCACTACGCGTACGTGGAGGGATTCCGCTACGACGAGATTGCCGAGATCATGCGAACATCTGTAGGCACCGTGACGTCTCTACTGGGCCACGCACGTGGTCAGTTTCGAACGCTGCTCGCCGGCGTCGCGGATGCACACATGTCGACATGA
- a CDS encoding glutathione-independent formaldehyde dehydrogenase, with translation MKAVVYEAPMQIRVEDVPDPIITAPTDVLVRITTTNICGSDLHMYEGRTAMETGRILGHENLGEVVDVGAAVVSVKVGDRVCLPFNISCGFCRNCEKGLTAYCLTNNPDPDMVGAAYGFAGMGPYSGGQAEYLRVPFGDSNCLKLPEDAQEKENDYVMLSDIFPTGWHCTELAGLQPGDSIVVYGAGPVGLMAAHSAMIKGAAKVMIVDRHPDRLKLAEQIGVIPIDDSKGPAVEQILEQTGGAGADCGCECIGYQAHDPQGHEDPSMVLNDLVQAVKFTGGIGVVGLYLPQDPGAPDEDRKKGRISFEMGNFWLKGQRMATGQANVKRYNRELRALIHEGKATPSWIVSHELPLSDAASAYEHFDARDDGWTKVVLKPQLTSL, from the coding sequence ATGAAAGCTGTTGTATACGAGGCGCCCATGCAGATCCGCGTCGAGGACGTACCGGATCCGATCATCACAGCTCCCACCGATGTACTCGTCCGAATCACCACCACGAACATCTGCGGATCCGATCTTCATATGTATGAGGGTCGAACAGCGATGGAAACAGGCAGGATTCTGGGTCACGAGAATCTCGGCGAGGTCGTCGACGTCGGGGCGGCGGTGGTCTCGGTGAAGGTAGGCGACCGGGTCTGCCTTCCGTTCAATATCAGCTGCGGCTTCTGTCGGAACTGTGAGAAAGGACTGACAGCTTACTGTCTGACCAACAATCCTGACCCGGACATGGTCGGGGCAGCCTACGGCTTCGCGGGCATGGGACCATACAGCGGCGGACAAGCCGAGTACTTGCGGGTGCCGTTCGGCGATTCGAACTGTTTGAAGTTGCCAGAAGATGCGCAAGAGAAGGAAAACGACTACGTGATGCTGTCGGACATCTTTCCGACGGGCTGGCACTGCACGGAGCTCGCCGGACTTCAACCCGGTGATTCGATCGTGGTCTACGGTGCAGGTCCGGTCGGTTTGATGGCGGCCCACTCGGCAATGATCAAGGGGGCCGCCAAAGTGATGATCGTCGATCGCCACCCCGACCGGCTCAAGTTGGCCGAACAGATCGGAGTCATCCCAATCGACGATTCGAAAGGACCTGCCGTCGAGCAGATCCTGGAACAGACCGGCGGTGCCGGAGCAGACTGCGGTTGCGAATGTATCGGTTATCAGGCACACGACCCCCAAGGGCATGAGGATCCGTCGATGGTCCTCAATGACCTGGTGCAAGCAGTCAAATTCACCGGCGGAATCGGCGTCGTGGGCTTGTACCTGCCACAGGATCCCGGCGCGCCGGACGAAGATCGAAAGAAGGGCAGGATCTCTTTCGAGATGGGCAACTTCTGGCTTAAGGGCCAACGGATGGCAACCGGGCAGGCCAACGTCAAGCGTTACAACCGTGAGTTGCGAGCATTGATTCACGAAGGCAAGGCCACGCCGTCGTGGATCGTGTCTCACGAGCTGCCGTTGTCTGATGCGGCGAGCGCCTACGAACACTTCGACGCTCGCGACGACGGTTGGACGAAAGTAGTGCTGAAGCCACAACTCACATCCTTGTGA
- a CDS encoding aldo/keto reductase encodes MIPTRAIPPASGAKHADLGQGTWHFAENTALRSEEVASIRLGIDLGMTVIDTAEMYGNGAAEALVGEAIAGQRNKVFLVDKVLPHHATREGTFRACEASLRRLGVDHIDLYVLHWRGAIPLSDTIEGFTDLKRRGMIRHWGVSNFDIDDVVELLAVTGGVGVQANQILYNLTRRGPEYALLPWLAQQGIAAMAYSPIEQGRLLRHPALQRIAQRHNATPAQVALAWVHRHGGVTAIPRARRLSHVRQNAAARDIELTHVDLGDLDQAFPPPTKPHPLEVL; translated from the coding sequence ATGATCCCGACCCGTGCCATACCGCCGGCTTCCGGCGCCAAACACGCAGACCTCGGTCAGGGAACGTGGCATTTCGCCGAGAACACCGCGCTACGATCCGAGGAGGTCGCCTCGATCCGGCTCGGTATTGACTTGGGGATGACGGTGATTGATACCGCCGAGATGTACGGCAACGGTGCCGCTGAAGCCTTGGTTGGCGAAGCGATAGCGGGACAGCGCAATAAAGTTTTCCTGGTCGACAAGGTGCTTCCGCACCACGCCACCCGTGAGGGCACCTTTCGCGCGTGCGAGGCAAGCTTGCGAAGATTGGGCGTGGATCACATCGATCTTTACGTGTTGCACTGGCGGGGTGCCATCCCGTTGTCCGATACGATCGAAGGTTTCACCGATTTGAAGCGGCGCGGGATGATCCGGCACTGGGGCGTAAGCAATTTCGACATAGACGACGTGGTGGAGCTGTTGGCTGTCACGGGCGGTGTCGGAGTCCAGGCGAATCAGATCCTTTACAACCTGACCCGGCGCGGCCCGGAGTACGCGCTGCTGCCGTGGCTGGCTCAACAGGGGATAGCGGCCATGGCGTACTCGCCGATTGAGCAGGGTCGGCTGCTTCGCCACCCGGCGCTACAGCGGATTGCGCAGCGGCACAATGCCACTCCTGCGCAGGTCGCGCTGGCGTGGGTGCACCGCCACGGCGGGGTCACCGCGATCCCGCGTGCTCGCAGACTTTCCCACGTTCGACAGAATGCCGCCGCTAGAGACATCGAGCTGACCCATGTGGACCTCGGCGATCTCGATCAAGCGTTCCCGCCACCCACCAAGCCGCACCCGCTCGAGGTTCTGTGA
- a CDS encoding PucR family transcriptional regulator has protein sequence MAPENREFFPYERIPLRSAEDARVELSSLYGVYVLSTLMFDGRDADSVLQLAANAVSSLGAFHTDATYRIANGKLLDARSPDRVLDRHMDSLVAAGLGTDLRIELSDGQRRYAIALQAVEGTKGALVVRTEAALTQGELFRLRALAQQTAAAMHSADLLEKERAHIEERQRVINHLSELVSELKRQDRIHATLTAVSGSGAGVQGIADALRELTSLDVVVEDVFGNQRARSGGVLSNQYRAIGGANREETLRGAAAHGTPQRIGNQIFWLIRQKSNVHGVVVLLDPQRVADRLDIVALEHAATVLALEFAHQRVLAETELRLRRDLVEDLLAGTDDESACQRAEVIGHNLRVAHTVTVLDWHHGVAGDEITTAARKWATNARMNALAVRRPAITILLTDGVPEPLSLHRAISIDVGSEQGSIGIGSAAAAPSDLPRSFAEAQRALQVKKESMSPHGAQRFDDLGLYRILDRASDRPEVDAFVAEWLGPLLSYDRKKNADLVVTLTHYLDCGGNYDAAAESLTIHRSTLRYRLGRIRDISGRDLHDVEDRLNLHLATRIVRITGTPLPSDD, from the coding sequence GTGGCGCCCGAGAACCGTGAGTTCTTTCCTTACGAACGTATCCCGCTGCGCTCGGCAGAGGATGCCCGTGTCGAACTTTCCAGCTTGTATGGCGTTTACGTCCTTTCGACGTTGATGTTCGACGGTCGCGACGCCGACTCCGTACTCCAGTTGGCAGCCAATGCGGTGTCATCTCTTGGGGCGTTCCACACCGACGCCACATACCGAATCGCGAACGGAAAGCTGTTGGACGCTCGCAGTCCGGACAGGGTTCTCGATCGCCACATGGACTCTCTCGTCGCGGCAGGCCTTGGGACGGATCTGCGCATCGAGCTGTCCGACGGCCAGCGCCGATATGCGATCGCTCTGCAGGCGGTCGAAGGTACCAAGGGTGCATTGGTGGTACGGACCGAGGCCGCTCTCACCCAGGGGGAACTGTTCCGACTCAGGGCCTTGGCTCAGCAAACGGCCGCAGCGATGCACAGTGCCGACCTGCTCGAGAAGGAGCGCGCCCACATCGAGGAACGTCAGCGTGTCATAAACCACCTGTCCGAACTGGTCAGCGAGCTCAAACGACAGGACCGGATACATGCGACGCTGACTGCCGTCTCAGGCTCGGGCGCGGGCGTACAGGGAATCGCCGACGCACTGCGTGAGCTGACGTCGTTGGACGTCGTCGTAGAGGACGTGTTCGGGAATCAGCGGGCCCGCTCCGGCGGAGTCTTGTCAAACCAGTACCGGGCAATCGGTGGCGCCAACCGCGAAGAGACGCTTCGTGGCGCGGCTGCGCACGGCACCCCGCAGCGGATCGGCAACCAGATCTTCTGGCTCATACGGCAGAAGTCGAACGTCCACGGTGTCGTTGTCCTGCTCGATCCGCAGCGGGTGGCCGATCGCCTGGACATCGTGGCGCTCGAACATGCCGCCACTGTGTTGGCACTCGAATTTGCCCATCAACGTGTCTTGGCGGAAACGGAGCTGCGGCTACGCCGCGACCTTGTTGAGGACTTGCTTGCAGGCACGGATGATGAGAGCGCGTGCCAGCGCGCCGAGGTGATCGGTCACAATCTCCGCGTCGCGCACACAGTCACGGTTCTGGATTGGCACCATGGCGTCGCCGGTGACGAGATCACCACAGCCGCACGCAAGTGGGCTACCAACGCGCGAATGAACGCCCTTGCGGTGAGAAGGCCTGCGATCACCATCCTGCTCACAGACGGTGTACCCGAGCCCCTCTCGCTCCACCGGGCCATCTCCATCGATGTTGGTTCCGAACAAGGGTCCATCGGAATAGGTTCGGCGGCCGCCGCTCCGTCCGACTTGCCGCGCTCATTTGCAGAGGCACAGCGGGCGTTGCAGGTGAAAAAGGAATCAATGTCGCCGCACGGCGCCCAACGCTTCGACGATCTCGGCCTGTACCGCATCCTTGATCGCGCCAGCGACAGGCCGGAAGTCGACGCCTTCGTCGCCGAATGGCTGGGTCCGCTGCTCAGCTACGATCGCAAGAAGAACGCCGATTTGGTCGTGACGCTCACCCACTACCTGGATTGCGGCGGGAACTACGACGCCGCAGCAGAGTCGCTGACCATTCACAGAAGCACGCTGCGCTACCGGCTCGGCCGCATACGCGATATCTCAGGGCGCGACCTGCATGACGTCGAGGACAGGCTGAACTTGCACCTGGCGACCCGGATTGTGCGCATCACCGGGACCCCGCTACCCAGCGACGACTAG
- a CDS encoding MEDS domain-containing protein, translated as MSDALDWSAAGIKATPGDHICGLYINQIQRDQIMLPFLEAGLAAGDKCICVVDGTDPNDVVTALSTHLDIATSVADKQLEVIRAPDMYLRSGGFSADEVISSWKAAMSDVMYDGRYDVVRAVEAWSSRDVVPDMDELMLLEAEMNRFLPLFPQVVVCLYDIDRFGSAIIVNLLKTHPRMLIGGMLVENPYYMSPDELLHMAERGDSAAADADINEAAKWYFDETTGSN; from the coding sequence GTGTCCGATGCCCTCGATTGGAGTGCTGCCGGCATCAAGGCCACGCCGGGCGACCATATCTGTGGCCTGTACATCAACCAGATCCAGCGTGACCAGATCATGCTTCCCTTCCTCGAAGCAGGCCTTGCTGCCGGCGACAAGTGCATCTGCGTTGTCGACGGGACCGATCCGAACGACGTTGTCACCGCTTTGAGTACACATCTAGACATCGCCACGTCCGTTGCCGACAAGCAACTCGAGGTCATCCGGGCACCCGACATGTACCTGCGGTCCGGAGGCTTTTCGGCCGATGAGGTGATCAGTTCCTGGAAGGCCGCCATGTCCGACGTCATGTACGACGGGCGATACGACGTGGTGCGGGCGGTGGAGGCATGGTCATCTCGCGACGTCGTGCCCGACATGGACGAGCTCATGTTGCTCGAAGCCGAGATGAATCGGTTTTTGCCGTTGTTTCCCCAGGTTGTCGTATGCCTGTACGACATCGATCGCTTCGGCAGCGCCATCATCGTCAATCTGCTCAAGACGCATCCGCGAATGCTGATCGGCGGGATGCTCGTCGAAAACCCCTATTACATGTCACCCGACGAACTCCTTCACATGGCAGAGCGCGGAGATTCAGCGGCCGCGGATGCCGACATCAATGAGGCGGCCAAATGGTACTTCGACGAGACGACTGGCTCGAACTAG
- a CDS encoding Rieske 2Fe-2S domain-containing protein yields the protein MEWLDAGTLELLWEGEMLAVSLADVDVVLCNVGGLVHAYHDSCPHLANPLSEGRLRDNLLTCAAHEWQFDAQTGNGVNPKDACLRRFPVRMDGDRILVNLGQGQ from the coding sequence ATGGAGTGGCTGGACGCGGGGACGCTCGAATTGCTCTGGGAGGGAGAGATGCTCGCAGTGAGCCTGGCTGATGTCGACGTGGTCCTGTGCAACGTTGGCGGTCTGGTGCATGCCTATCACGACAGTTGTCCGCATCTGGCCAACCCGTTGTCGGAGGGCAGACTCCGGGACAACCTTCTCACCTGCGCGGCCCATGAGTGGCAGTTCGACGCACAGACAGGCAACGGAGTGAACCCCAAAGACGCTTGCCTACGCCGCTTTCCGGTACGTATGGATGGAGACCGCATCTTGGTCAACCTCGGGCAGGGCCAGTGA
- a CDS encoding MmoB/DmpM family protein — protein MNAAESVGPVLHATPFARKVIAAIQDENEQVTVQDEGAYIRVLSPRICRLSRVGLEAATGVNVRFPGELEVVMSSFTGAMRLTEDDAIWQLAEDPW, from the coding sequence GTGAATGCGGCCGAGAGCGTCGGTCCGGTCCTGCATGCAACACCGTTCGCACGCAAGGTGATTGCGGCTATCCAGGACGAGAACGAACAGGTGACCGTACAGGACGAGGGGGCTTACATACGCGTGCTGTCGCCTCGAATCTGCCGGCTGTCGCGGGTCGGGCTCGAGGCAGCGACAGGGGTGAACGTCCGATTTCCTGGGGAGTTGGAGGTGGTGATGTCGTCGTTCACGGGTGCCATGCGGCTGACCGAGGATGATGCGATCTGGCAACTCGCGGAGGATCCGTGGTGA